One segment of Streptomyces bathyalis DNA contains the following:
- a CDS encoding SDR family NAD(P)-dependent oxidoreductase produces MSTAQGPTPRTEPPDPWPAASAPAASAPAADGGANGTNGTNGTGRLAGKVAVVTGAGCVGAGWGNGRAAAVLFAREGATVLAVDVDAEALEETVAMADEYGGGAGARVHPHLCDVTDPAAVADLARRCGRELGGPDVLVNNVGGSRPGGPAELDEEGWQAQLDYNLTSVYLTCRHTIPLMLGRGGGAIVNTASTSGLRWTGSPQIGYASAKAAVIQFSRVAAVQHAPDGIRVNAVVPGQLHTPMVEARLAGQRTGGDAEALLAQREARIPLGFMGDGRDTANAALFLASHEARFITGTEIVVDGGMTARCD; encoded by the coding sequence ATGAGCACCGCCCAGGGACCCACGCCCCGCACGGAACCCCCGGACCCTTGGCCGGCAGCCTCGGCCCCGGCAGCCTCGGCCCCGGCAGCCGACGGCGGCGCGAACGGCACGAACGGCACGAACGGCACGGGCAGGCTCGCGGGGAAGGTCGCCGTCGTCACCGGCGCGGGATGCGTCGGTGCGGGCTGGGGCAACGGGCGCGCCGCAGCAGTGCTGTTCGCCCGAGAAGGTGCCACCGTTCTCGCCGTCGACGTCGACGCGGAGGCGCTGGAGGAGACCGTAGCTATGGCGGACGAGTACGGAGGCGGGGCCGGTGCCCGGGTGCATCCGCATCTGTGCGACGTCACCGATCCGGCCGCGGTCGCCGACCTGGCGCGGCGGTGCGGCCGTGAACTGGGCGGCCCGGACGTCCTCGTCAACAACGTCGGAGGTTCCCGGCCGGGCGGCCCCGCCGAGCTCGACGAGGAGGGCTGGCAGGCCCAGCTCGACTACAACCTCACCAGCGTCTACCTCACCTGCCGCCACACGATCCCGCTGATGCTCGGGCGCGGCGGTGGAGCGATCGTCAACACCGCTTCCACGTCGGGGCTGCGCTGGACGGGGTCGCCGCAGATCGGCTACGCGTCGGCGAAGGCCGCCGTCATCCAGTTCTCGCGTGTGGCGGCAGTTCAGCACGCCCCCGACGGCATACGCGTCAACGCCGTCGTCCCCGGCCAACTGCACACCCCCATGGTCGAGGCGCGTCTCGCCGGGCAGCGCACGGGCGGCGACGCGGAGGCCCTGCTCGCCCAGCGCGAGGCCCGCATCCCGCTCGGCTTCATGGGCGACGGACGCGACACCGCCAACGCCGCGCTCTTCCTGGCCTCGCACGAGGCCCGCTTCATCACCGGCACCGAAATCGTCGTCGACGGCGGCATGACCGCCCGCTGCGACTGA
- a CDS encoding IclR family transcriptional regulator domain-containing protein, translated as MSRSDPDVIDSVEKAFRVLESFSAERPQMSVTEAAEAAGLSRATARRILLTFQRLGFAETDGRRFALTPRVLRFGFGYLSALPYWETAQSRMRALADELRESCSMATLDGAEIVYVARVPAARSMSITLSIGSRLPAYATSMGRVLLAALSPRELDALLADARLEPLTRNTITDPDELRQELDRVREQGFAVVDGEREEGVRSAAAPVRGRGGRVLAAVNVSANAARVPLEELRQMCVPRVVETADAITADIGYTGLH; from the coding sequence GTGTCACGTAGCGATCCCGACGTCATCGACTCGGTCGAGAAGGCCTTCCGTGTGCTGGAGTCGTTCTCCGCGGAGCGGCCGCAGATGTCGGTGACGGAAGCCGCCGAGGCGGCGGGACTCTCGCGGGCGACCGCGCGCCGCATACTGCTGACGTTCCAGCGGCTGGGCTTCGCCGAGACCGACGGGCGACGCTTCGCCCTCACGCCGCGCGTGCTCCGCTTCGGCTTCGGCTACCTCTCTGCCCTGCCGTACTGGGAGACGGCACAGTCCCGGATGCGGGCGCTCGCCGACGAGCTGCGCGAGTCCTGCTCCATGGCGACCCTCGACGGTGCGGAGATCGTGTACGTGGCGCGGGTTCCGGCCGCGCGAAGCATGTCGATCACGTTGAGCATCGGTTCGCGTCTGCCCGCCTACGCGACGTCCATGGGGCGTGTGCTGCTGGCCGCGCTCTCCCCCCGGGAGCTGGACGCGCTGCTCGCGGACGCACGGCTGGAGCCCCTGACGAGGAACACGATCACCGACCCGGACGAACTCCGGCAGGAGCTGGACCGCGTCCGGGAGCAGGGCTTCGCCGTCGTGGACGGGGAGCGCGAGGAGGGTGTGCGTTCCGCCGCGGCTCCGGTGCGAGGACGGGGCGGCCGCGTGCTGGCGGCGGTCAACGTGTCCGCGAACGCGGCGCGCGTTCCGCTCGAGGAGCTGCGGCAGATGTGCGTGCCGCGGGTGGTGGAGACCGCGGACGCGATCACGGCCGACATCGGTTACACGGGTCTGCACTGA
- a CDS encoding NUDIX domain-containing protein, with translation MTHERPVVKRTARAILLDGDSTGTLRLVLIKRTKPGRDPYWITPGGGVEPGVDETVIDALHREVDEELGAKVTDVVPAFVDTVPHTAQDGAEGVKVQHFFVCRLASMDLSRRHGPEVDEPCGLYEFVRVPFTREGIASVDVVPPALSAYLDKNIEGVLALLAPDMG, from the coding sequence ATGACCCATGAGCGCCCAGTGGTCAAGCGCACGGCCCGCGCCATCCTCCTCGACGGAGACAGCACGGGCACCCTCCGACTCGTCCTGATCAAGCGCACCAAGCCGGGCCGTGACCCGTACTGGATCACCCCTGGCGGCGGCGTCGAGCCGGGCGTGGACGAAACCGTGATCGACGCGCTGCACCGCGAGGTCGACGAGGAACTCGGCGCGAAGGTCACGGACGTGGTCCCCGCCTTCGTCGACACCGTTCCGCACACCGCGCAGGACGGTGCGGAGGGCGTGAAGGTGCAGCACTTCTTCGTCTGCCGCCTCGCCTCGATGGACCTCTCACGCAGACACGGCCCGGAGGTGGACGAACCGTGCGGGCTCTACGAGTTCGTGCGGGTGCCCTTCACGCGCGAGGGCATCGCGTCCGTGGACGTCGTGCCTCCGGCGCTGAGCGCGTACCTCGACAAGAACATCGAGGGCGTACTGGCGCTCCTCGCCCCCGACATGGGATGA
- a CDS encoding cation:dicarboxylate symporter family transporter: MMSPGAILRSAFTSKLYVTVLVAIALGAALGLAAPGVGAAMEPVGTGFISLIQMLIAPVIFCTIVTGVASAGELTSVGRIGVKALVYFEVLTTIALIIGLVVMDVAAPGAGVHADPAKVEVTGSARSYMEQGEAQHWYDFIVQIIPDSMVGAFTEGNVLQVLLISVLFAVAVKMLGERGEPLVRGIERVGDAVFGIVRLIMYLAPLGAFGAMAFTVGKFGTDTLVSLLGVVLLFLGASVFFSVVVLGAVARLCGLRVLRLYRHFKAELLITLGTANYEAVMPQLMTKLVGLGCPKRIVGLTVPSGYAFNGDGVCLYLGFAALYIAQAFDVHMSFWEQLGLLAVFMITSKGSAGVAGAGFVILAATLSTTAAVPVAGIMLILGIDRFMSTLRGLVSLTGQILGSIVVSRWEGVFDRERARAVLYGREPAVAGGHSGGSASAEAGGPDETPTSSADSGAANQR; encoded by the coding sequence ATGATGTCGCCCGGAGCCATCCTGAGGAGCGCCTTCACCAGCAAGCTCTACGTCACGGTCCTGGTCGCCATCGCCCTCGGTGCGGCGCTCGGCCTCGCGGCCCCCGGCGTGGGGGCAGCCATGGAGCCGGTGGGCACCGGGTTCATCTCGCTCATCCAGATGCTGATCGCGCCGGTGATCTTCTGCACGATCGTCACGGGCGTCGCCTCGGCGGGCGAACTCACCAGCGTCGGACGGATCGGGGTGAAGGCGCTGGTCTACTTCGAGGTCCTCACGACGATCGCCCTGATCATCGGCCTGGTCGTGATGGACGTGGCCGCGCCCGGGGCCGGAGTGCACGCCGACCCCGCGAAGGTCGAAGTGACCGGCAGCGCCCGCAGCTACATGGAGCAGGGGGAGGCGCAGCACTGGTACGACTTCATCGTCCAGATCATCCCCGACAGCATGGTGGGCGCGTTCACCGAGGGCAACGTGCTCCAAGTGCTGCTGATATCGGTGCTGTTCGCCGTCGCGGTCAAGATGCTCGGAGAGCGCGGCGAACCGCTGGTGCGCGGGATCGAGCGCGTCGGCGACGCCGTCTTCGGCATCGTGCGGCTCATCATGTACCTCGCCCCGCTCGGTGCGTTCGGCGCGATGGCCTTCACCGTGGGGAAGTTCGGCACCGACACCCTTGTCTCGCTGCTCGGCGTGGTGCTGCTCTTCCTCGGCGCGAGCGTCTTCTTCTCCGTCGTCGTGCTCGGCGCCGTGGCCCGGCTGTGCGGCCTGCGCGTCCTGCGCCTCTACCGTCACTTCAAGGCCGAGCTGCTCATCACGCTCGGCACCGCCAACTACGAAGCCGTCATGCCGCAGTTGATGACGAAGCTGGTCGGGCTCGGCTGCCCGAAGCGGATCGTCGGTCTGACGGTGCCGTCCGGATACGCGTTCAACGGTGACGGCGTCTGCCTCTACCTCGGCTTCGCCGCGCTCTACATAGCCCAGGCCTTCGACGTCCACATGTCCTTCTGGGAGCAGCTCGGACTGCTCGCCGTCTTCATGATCACGTCGAAGGGGAGCGCCGGGGTGGCGGGAGCGGGCTTCGTCATCCTCGCGGCCACGCTCTCCACCACGGCGGCCGTTCCCGTCGCCGGGATCATGCTGATCCTCGGCATCGACCGGTTCATGTCCACGCTGCGCGGACTCGTCAGCCTCACCGGGCAGATACTCGGCAGCATCGTCGTCAGCCGCTGGGAAGGCGTCTTCGACCGCGAACGGGCTCGGGCCGTGCTGTACGGGCGCGAACCGGCCGTCGCCGGCGGGCACTCCGGGGGTTCCGCCTCGGCCGAAGCCGGCGGACCCGACGAGACCCCCACCTCCTCCGCGGACAGCGGCGCCGCGAATCAGCGGTGA
- a CDS encoding globin domain-containing protein, whose translation MTTKSAGNGPSAGDGSRDNDSAWGWFTRSRRATGTTVSSEDEQQNQQNQPQGNEQQNQQNQQNQRQGNEQRRPAQQNGPGRDAYRPADDGSDWPARPVSPVVDATGAGRARWAETPEEAAMPVPAPPDPYAGGTREGPGSGQGERGAPAPGAWYGGGPEAPREHPAPAQYGGNGAAPKTPAPQAEPRPQSRPGPQAPPAAQGPPAPQAPPAPQAPPPMPDRPPSVSPPQAERQTQPRSAPYGDEPAAAAPPVQAPAQTAGHTSGPDDGELIRRTLDEIEPRADAATAYFYALLFVQQPELRELFPASMDSQRDRLFKALLTAVRLSDEADALSEYLAGLGRGHRKYGTLPDHYPAVGECLLGALAQYAPKTWGPETEQAWVRAYTTISQVMIDAAAEDAERAPAWWNAEVVSHELRTSEIAVITVRPDQPYSFLAGQYTSVETPWWPRVWRHYSFASSPRSDGLLTFHVKAVPTGWVSSALVNRARPGDVLRLGPPAGSMTVDHATDSGMLCVGGGTGIAPIRALVEDVVEHGRSRPVEVFYGARSDHDLYDLDTMMRLEREHRWLSVRPVVASPPGSAFANALAGQLPDAVRQYGPWSAYDGYLSGPAGMIRSGVDALVASGVPAERIRHDSLAELILSGERTPG comes from the coding sequence ATGACGACCAAATCGGCCGGAAACGGTCCGTCCGCGGGGGACGGCAGCAGAGACAACGACAGCGCCTGGGGATGGTTCACCCGCTCACGGCGTGCGACCGGAACGACAGTGTCCAGTGAGGACGAGCAGCAGAACCAGCAGAACCAGCCGCAAGGGAACGAGCAGCAGAACCAGCAGAACCAGCAGAACCAGCGGCAAGGGAACGAGCAGAGGCGGCCGGCCCAGCAGAACGGGCCGGGCCGGGACGCCTACCGCCCGGCGGACGACGGATCGGATTGGCCCGCCCGGCCGGTGAGCCCCGTCGTCGACGCAACCGGTGCCGGACGCGCGCGCTGGGCCGAGACGCCGGAAGAGGCCGCGATGCCGGTGCCGGCACCACCGGACCCCTATGCCGGCGGCACCCGGGAAGGGCCCGGGTCCGGCCAGGGAGAGCGCGGAGCACCGGCACCCGGCGCGTGGTACGGCGGTGGCCCGGAAGCACCGCGTGAACATCCGGCACCCGCCCAGTACGGCGGCAACGGTGCCGCGCCCAAGACGCCCGCGCCTCAGGCCGAGCCCCGGCCACAGTCCCGGCCCGGTCCTCAGGCGCCGCCCGCAGCCCAGGGACCGCCCGCGCCTCAGGCTCCGCCCGCACCCCAGGCGCCGCCTCCGATGCCCGACCGGCCGCCGTCCGTGTCCCCGCCGCAGGCCGAGAGACAGACGCAGCCCCGAAGTGCCCCGTACGGGGACGAGCCGGCCGCCGCTGCGCCGCCCGTGCAGGCGCCCGCGCAGACGGCCGGGCACACGTCCGGGCCGGACGACGGCGAGCTGATCCGCCGGACGCTCGACGAGATCGAGCCCAGGGCCGACGCGGCCACCGCGTACTTCTACGCGCTGCTCTTCGTCCAGCAGCCCGAACTGCGCGAGCTCTTCCCCGCGTCCATGGACTCCCAGCGCGACCGCCTCTTCAAGGCGCTGCTCACCGCCGTGCGGCTGTCCGACGAAGCGGACGCGCTCTCCGAGTACTTGGCGGGTCTGGGCCGCGGCCACCGCAAGTACGGAACGCTCCCCGACCACTACCCGGCCGTCGGCGAGTGCCTGCTGGGCGCGCTCGCCCAGTACGCACCCAAGACCTGGGGCCCGGAGACCGAGCAGGCCTGGGTCCGCGCGTACACCACGATCTCCCAGGTCATGATCGACGCCGCCGCCGAGGACGCGGAGCGCGCCCCGGCCTGGTGGAACGCCGAGGTCGTCTCGCACGAGCTGCGCACGTCGGAGATCGCTGTGATCACGGTGCGGCCGGACCAGCCGTACTCCTTCCTCGCGGGCCAGTACACGAGCGTCGAGACGCCGTGGTGGCCGAGGGTCTGGAGGCACTATTCCTTCGCGTCCTCGCCGCGCTCGGACGGACTGCTCACCTTCCATGTGAAGGCCGTCCCCACGGGATGGGTCTCCAGCGCGCTCGTGAACCGTGCCCGCCCGGGCGACGTGCTGCGGCTGGGTCCGCCGGCAGGAAGCATGACGGTGGACCACGCGACCGACAGCGGGATGCTCTGCGTCGGGGGCGGCACGGGGATAGCCCCCATCAGGGCACTGGTGGAGGATGTCGTGGAGCACGGCCGTTCACGACCGGTCGAGGTCTTCTACGGCGCGCGCAGCGACCACGATCTCTACGACCTGGACACCATGATGCGGCTGGAGCGCGAGCACCGCTGGCTCTCCGTGCGTCCCGTGGTCGCCAGTCCGCCGGGGTCGGCGTTCGCGAACGCCCTGGCGGGACAACTCCCGGACGCCGTACGGCAGTACGGCCCGTGGTCCGCGTACGACGGCTATCTCTCGGGCCCGGCCGGCATGATCCGCAGCGGTGTCGACGCGCTGGTGGCCTCGGGTGTTCCCGCCGAACGCATACGGCACGATTCGCTGGCGGAGCTGATCCTCAGCGGTGAACGGACGCCCGGATGA
- a CDS encoding pyridoxamine 5'-phosphate oxidase family protein gives MAEAEEPRPWVGQDSRTRHDHGREPEHDRAAHERPRRRPGSDGERQLQRRLGTSDRAERFYDEQVLDHLNDRMREFVQRQEMFFLATADASGECDSSFRAGPAGFLQVLGERTLAYPEYRGNGVNASLGNIQENPHLGIMLIDFTRARIGLHINGRARIVEDEELRALYPDLADDQVPGRRAQLWVHVEVEEAYIHCAKHIPQMQKAQRRTARDWGTDDYKRKGGDFFGTARDARERVALDEGGAREHARRAEPSARGKQEPEEGSGAVPSISVPAPSSSYSSPSPSSSSSEASSSTSSSSPYDELPGFAREEAHGDAASAAPSREAGNVLAVDADPRDSEVAEQRFSFRSRGVPEQRRSPDLESPDVTSPTAPSVSASASANSREQTGSTAMDGASGALAARGAPSPGFRMIGSDPHAWRQEAERALAEAQRRGAVSGPGSFQGWFG, from the coding sequence GTGGCTGAGGCGGAGGAGCCACGTCCGTGGGTCGGGCAGGACTCACGGACGCGGCACGACCACGGGCGCGAGCCCGAACACGACAGGGCGGCACACGAGAGGCCGCGGCGCCGTCCGGGCAGTGACGGGGAGCGGCAGCTGCAGCGCAGGCTCGGCACATCGGACCGTGCGGAGCGCTTCTACGACGAGCAGGTGCTCGACCATCTCAACGACAGGATGCGGGAGTTCGTGCAGCGTCAGGAGATGTTCTTCCTGGCCACCGCGGACGCCTCCGGCGAGTGCGACAGCAGCTTCCGCGCAGGTCCCGCCGGCTTCCTCCAGGTGCTGGGCGAACGCACCCTGGCCTACCCGGAGTACCGCGGCAACGGCGTGAACGCCAGCCTCGGCAACATCCAGGAGAATCCGCACCTGGGCATCATGCTGATCGACTTCACCCGGGCGCGGATCGGTCTGCACATCAACGGGCGCGCCCGCATCGTCGAGGACGAGGAACTGCGCGCCCTGTACCCGGACTTGGCCGACGACCAGGTGCCCGGCAGGCGCGCACAGCTGTGGGTGCACGTGGAGGTCGAAGAGGCCTACATCCACTGCGCGAAGCACATACCGCAGATGCAGAAGGCGCAGCGGCGCACCGCCCGCGACTGGGGCACCGACGACTACAAGCGCAAGGGCGGCGACTTCTTCGGCACGGCGCGCGACGCACGCGAGCGTGTCGCCCTGGACGAGGGCGGTGCCCGCGAGCACGCCCGGCGCGCGGAGCCTTCCGCGCGGGGGAAGCAGGAGCCGGAGGAGGGGTCCGGGGCCGTTCCCTCGATCTCCGTCCCCGCTCCCTCTTCGTCCTACTCGTCCCCGTCCCCGTCCTCGTCCTCGTCGGAGGCGTCGTCTTCGACCTCCTCCTCGTCCCCGTACGACGAACTGCCGGGATTCGCACGGGAAGAGGCCCATGGGGACGCGGCCTCCGCTGCCCCTTCGCGCGAGGCGGGCAATGTGCTGGCGGTCGACGCGGATCCGCGCGACTCCGAAGTGGCCGAGCAGCGCTTCTCGTTCAGGTCCCGCGGTGTTCCGGAGCAGCGGCGCTCCCCGGACCTGGAGTCGCCCGACGTCACGTCGCCGACAGCGCCGTCGGTGTCGGCCTCGGCCTCCGCCAACTCCCGTGAGCAGACCGGCTCGACGGCGATGGACGGCGCTTCCGGTGCGCTCGCTGCCCGCGGTGCGCCCTCCCCGGGCTTCCGCATGATCGGTTCCGATCCCCATGCGTGGCGCCAGGAGGCGGAGCGTGCGCTGGCCGAGGCGCAGCGACGCGGTGCCGTGAGCGGACCCGGCTCGTTCCAGGGCTGGTTCGGCTGA
- a CDS encoding DUF2269 domain-containing protein, with protein MPQLPRLPRPARRAFLVAHVTVSVGWLGISLCLLALAIAGARDPEAFAGPSSIAMKLFADWLLVPVALISLGTGLVLSLGTSWGLARHRWVWVKFWLTLAATGLTVFSFKPGADEAAALAAAGEPVPGSDLLVPPAVSLSLYVFLTAVSVLKPWGLTRRGRRLRDARTGRGTASARPTGPEEAAAGKSVAGRRPRQPA; from the coding sequence ATGCCTCAGCTACCGCGCCTGCCGCGCCCCGCCCGCAGAGCCTTCCTCGTCGCCCACGTCACCGTCTCGGTCGGCTGGCTCGGCATCTCGCTGTGCCTGCTGGCCCTCGCGATCGCGGGAGCCCGCGATCCGGAGGCCTTCGCCGGACCCTCGTCCATCGCCATGAAGCTCTTCGCGGACTGGCTGCTCGTGCCCGTCGCGCTGATCTCCCTGGGCACCGGGCTCGTGCTCTCGCTCGGGACGTCGTGGGGGCTGGCCCGACACCGCTGGGTCTGGGTGAAGTTCTGGCTGACGCTGGCCGCTACGGGCCTGACCGTCTTCTCATTCAAGCCCGGCGCGGACGAGGCGGCGGCGCTGGCGGCGGCGGGCGAGCCCGTCCCGGGCTCCGACCTACTCGTCCCGCCCGCGGTCTCGCTCTCGCTGTACGTCTTCCTCACCGCGGTCTCGGTGCTCAAGCCCTGGGGCCTCACCCGGCGCGGACGGCGCCTGCGCGACGCCCGTACGGGAAGGGGTACCGCTTCCGCACGTCCCACCGGGCCGGAAGAGGCGGCGGCAGGAAAATCTGTCGCCGGGCGGCGTCCCCGTCAGCCAGCCTGA
- a CDS encoding carboxymuconolactone decarboxylase family protein — protein MARLDYVRNDSEVANRIRLRRGGNLTPLDGMLLHSSPVADGWNNLLGAIRNDTSLPADIRELAVLRVAALNGAHYEWQAHEPVGRAAGLSDAHLGALHEGGDTTVLNAAQRATLEYADAMTRRVTVPDPVFDGLRTHFDDRQIVELTATVGTYNLVSRFLVALEVGAEDTAEGAGEDDGGGHWQERSA, from the coding sequence ATGGCCCGGCTCGACTACGTCCGCAACGACAGCGAGGTCGCGAACCGCATCCGCTTGCGCAGGGGTGGGAACCTGACCCCGCTCGACGGAATGCTGCTGCACAGCTCGCCCGTCGCGGACGGCTGGAACAACCTGCTGGGCGCCATACGCAACGACACCTCTCTCCCGGCCGACATACGGGAGTTGGCGGTCCTCCGAGTCGCCGCGCTCAACGGCGCGCACTACGAATGGCAGGCCCATGAGCCAGTCGGACGCGCAGCCGGACTCAGCGACGCTCACCTCGGCGCCCTGCACGAGGGCGGGGACACGACTGTGCTGAACGCCGCGCAGCGGGCGACCCTGGAGTACGCCGACGCCATGACGCGCCGAGTGACCGTCCCGGACCCGGTCTTCGACGGCCTGCGCACCCACTTCGACGACCGGCAGATCGTCGAACTCACCGCCACCGTCGGCACCTACAACCTGGTCTCGCGCTTCCTCGTCGCCCTCGAAGTCGGAGCGGAGGACACAGCGGAGGGCGCTGGGGAGGACGACGGCGGCGGTCACTGGCAGGAGCGGAGCGCATGA
- a CDS encoding HAD family hydrolase, producing MASSLSRSPERPPRLHLFDLDGTLIHGSSAAVEISHQLGVDAEIRELELAFAAGGMTPPDFAARACALWSELTEDHITAAFMGAPWLSGIREVWAEIRERGERSAVISLSPDFFVGRLLLQAPPSRPSSPLPTPGRGPSGIVRTRGTGSATDDAGGGTGGGVDATYGSRWPTVPFRQQPDPAGILSAEAKVRIADELCAEFGVSRNECVAYGDSMSDAALFAAVPVSVAVNADGHVRGLATAEYEGKDLREAYGLVRKSP from the coding sequence ATGGCCTCTTCGCTCTCCCGTTCGCCGGAGCGTCCTCCCAGGCTTCATCTCTTCGATCTCGACGGGACGTTGATCCACGGTTCTTCGGCGGCGGTGGAGATTTCGCACCAGCTCGGCGTGGACGCGGAGATCCGTGAGCTGGAACTGGCCTTCGCGGCAGGGGGAATGACTCCGCCGGATTTCGCGGCCCGTGCGTGCGCGCTGTGGTCGGAACTGACGGAGGATCACATAACCGCGGCCTTCATGGGCGCCCCGTGGCTCTCGGGAATTCGTGAAGTGTGGGCGGAGATCCGGGAGCGCGGCGAGCGTTCCGCGGTGATATCCCTGTCGCCGGATTTCTTCGTCGGCCGGCTGCTTCTCCAGGCGCCGCCCTCGCGTCCTTCCTCTCCTTTGCCCACGCCAGGGCGCGGGCCGTCCGGCATCGTCCGCACGCGTGGGACGGGTTCCGCTACGGACGACGCCGGAGGCGGTACCGGCGGGGGCGTTGACGCCACGTACGGCTCCCGCTGGCCCACCGTCCCCTTCCGTCAACAACCGGATCCGGCGGGGATTCTCTCAGCGGAGGCGAAGGTACGGATAGCGGACGAACTCTGCGCGGAATTCGGTGTATCGAGAAACGAATGCGTCGCGTACGGCGACTCGATGTCGGACGCTGCACTGTTCGCCGCCGTGCCGGTTTCGGTGGCCGTGAATGCCGACGGCCACGTCAGAGGTCTGGCGACGGCGGAGTACGAAGGGAAAGATCTTCGCGAAGCCTATGGACTTGTCCGCAAGAGTCCGTAA
- a CDS encoding amidohydrolase family protein, producing MTDTSGPAGGTPTCPPPVARPRRPRTRLPAGACDSHCHIFGPTHTFPFAPGRTFTPPEAPRERLRELHRLLGLERAVIVQSACHGTDHSALLDALEAGGGRCRGVAIIDSTTPPEEVRRLHEAGVRGARLHFTPHLGSAPSEEEIRSVVGLVRPYDWHIALHVQGDGIADHEELVRSIPLPVVVDHMARVDLRDGPESRAVSALRGLLQTGRVWVKISGADRLATAPPRMDDSAELARLLVTDAPERVVWGTDFPHPNTHGFMPDDGDLTDLLSEIASGSADLKRILVDNPTRCFDFDETGPAS from the coding sequence GTGACCGATACCTCAGGGCCCGCCGGCGGGACGCCCACCTGCCCGCCGCCGGTCGCCCGGCCCCGCCGGCCGCGTACGCGACTGCCCGCGGGAGCCTGCGACTCCCACTGCCACATCTTCGGCCCCACGCACACCTTTCCCTTTGCACCGGGGCGGACCTTCACCCCGCCCGAGGCGCCCAGGGAGCGGCTGCGGGAACTGCACCGGCTGCTCGGCCTGGAGCGTGCCGTGATCGTCCAGTCGGCCTGCCACGGCACGGACCACTCCGCGCTCCTCGACGCGCTGGAGGCGGGCGGGGGCCGCTGCCGCGGGGTCGCGATCATCGACTCGACGACGCCCCCCGAAGAGGTACGCCGCCTGCACGAGGCCGGAGTGCGGGGCGCACGGCTGCACTTCACCCCGCATCTGGGATCGGCGCCCTCGGAGGAGGAGATCCGTTCCGTCGTCGGTCTCGTACGTCCCTACGACTGGCACATCGCGCTCCATGTGCAGGGCGACGGGATCGCCGACCATGAGGAGCTGGTCCGCTCGATTCCCCTGCCGGTCGTGGTCGATCACATGGCCCGCGTCGATCTGCGGGACGGTCCGGAGAGCCGCGCGGTGAGTGCGCTGCGCGGGCTGCTGCAGACCGGCCGGGTCTGGGTGAAGATCAGCGGCGCCGACCGGCTCGCGACCGCGCCGCCGAGGATGGACGACTCGGCGGAGCTGGCCCGCCTCCTCGTGACGGATGCGCCGGAACGCGTCGTGTGGGGCACGGACTTCCCGCACCCCAACACCCACGGATTCATGCCGGACGACGGTGACCTGACCGATCTGCTGTCCGAGATCGCGTCCGGGTCCGCGGACCTGAAGCGGATCCTCGTGGACAATCCCACCCGCTGCTTCGACTTCGACGAGACGGGACCGGCGAGCTGA